A segment of the Lolium perenne isolate Kyuss_39 chromosome 3, Kyuss_2.0, whole genome shotgun sequence genome:
ATGTAGCTCCAATATTATCACACCATAAAATAGGTGGACTCTTCTGTAACACTCCAAGTTCACCAAGAAGAGCTTGTACCCAAATAAGTTCAGCAGTAGCATTTGCAAGTGCTTTATATTCAGATTCAGTACTGGACCGAGATACTGTAGCCTGCTTCCTAGCACTCCAGGACACAAGATTACCTCCATAGAACACAGCAAAACCCCCCGTTGATCGCCGATCATCAGTGTTACCAGCCCAGTCTGCATCAGAAAAGGCAGACAAGAGAGCTGGAGTAGTGGAAGAGGAGCGCAATAATAAACCATGAGACATAGTAGCCTTCACATAGCGTAATATGCGCTTGACCGCGGACCAATGAGTACACCGAGTAGCATGAAGATATTGACACACCTTATTCACCGCAAATGATAAGTCTGGTCGTGTCATAGTAAGATACTGGAGGCCCCCAACAATGCTACGATAGCGAGTAGAATCCTCAGCAGAAAGTGGAGTACCATCTATTACTGAGAGCTTATCAGAAGGAACCATAGGAGTAGACATAGGAGTACACTTCTGAAGGCCGGCACGCTGTAAGAGCTCGGACGCATACTTGCGTTGACTCAAAAGAAGACCATCAGAACCGTGTCGATGTACCTCAATACCGAGAAAATAATGTAGGGGGCCAAGGTCCTTAAGAGCAAAGGACGAACCAAGCTGATGTACAAGGCGACCAGCAACAGCAGATGACGAGCTCACCACAATAATATCATCCACATAAACAAGTAGGTATACTGTGATGTCAGGACGTCGCAGAATAAATAGGGATGTATCAGCTGTAGATGGAGTAAAACCAAGACCAGTAAGGACAAAACTAAGTCTAGCATGCCAGGCACGAGGGGCTTGTTTGagtccataaagagctttatcaagtCGACACAAGTAACCAGAGTGAGCTGGATCCTCAAAACCAGGAGGTTGCCTCATAAATACTTCCTCCTCAAGAACACCATGTAAGAAAGCATTCTGGATATCAAGCTGACGGAGATGCCATCCCTGGGTAAGAGCCATGGACAGTAAAAGACGGATGGTAGTGGGTTTGACAACAGGACTGAAAGTATCCTCATAATCAAGTCCATATCGCTGCTTGAACCCTTTTGCCACAAGACGTGCTTTGTATCTGTCAATAGAACCATCGGCATTTCTTTTAATTTTGAAGACCCACTTGCAATCGATAATATTCATGTCAGAACGAGGTGGGACTAATCGCCATGTTTGGTTATGCTGAAGAGCAGCAAACTCAACCTCCATTGCGGTACGCCAGTGTGGAGATGAAAGAGCTGAACGAAAATCAGAAGGTTCTGTAGTCAGCAGGGTAGGATCAGTTGTCCTGGTTGTATTCCACGCAACGGTACCATCCGTACGATGTTTCTGTTGGCGGATGCCTCGTTGCAGGCGGGTCGTCACTCCAGGACGAGCAGGCGGAGGCTGGACTGGCCCAGCATCAATCGATGGTGTACATGACGTATCTGTTGCCGTAGTCGTAGGGGCTGTAGATGTATCTGTTGCCGCAGTCGTAGATAGGGATGGCAATGGGTACCCATGACCCGCGTACCCGCCGGGTAAAAACCCAATAGGAGTACGGGTTTGGGACAAAATACTATCCATGGGTTTGTAAATGGGAAAATATCATACCCATCGGGTAGagtgggtacgggtatgggatcaTATAACCCATACCCGCGTACCCATGTACCCAGCTAAAATTAACAAGTAGGCTACTAGAATATTCTAAACTACTTAATTTTTCCATAATCATGCCTTCATGTTGCTAGGCTGAACCTCACGCTTCCCGGTCTCACAACCGTTGGTAGGTTAGTGAGGATTAGACCCCTATTTAGGATAGCTTCACCTCTTGTCATATATTTTTAACCAATTTGATGTGTTGTAAGCACGGGTATTTTTACCCGTGGGTACCCATTTACCCTGCCGGGTGACGGGTATGGGAAAAACTTGTACCCGTTGATGGGTATGGGTACGGGTGACGGGTAAGAATAAAGGTgatgggtacgggtatgggatggctctacccgtacccataccctgcgGGTGCCATCCCTAGTCGTAGAGGCCACGGACCCAGGAGAAAGAGCCGCAGGCGATTCTATTCCAGGCAAGGACAAGCTGCGCGGACTACCAGTAGTAGTGGCCGGACTACTCCGGTCAATTGAAGTAGCCGGACTGCTTGGGTGACTACTTGGGTTGGCAGAGGCTCCGGTTGCATGATTCTCATTAAGTACATGCATGTGATCAACGTCCCTGGTAGCAGCAACATCATCAACGTGACCACATTTAGTTTCTTCGTCCAGTAATTCAAGACGAGCCCCGCGTCCCACTCCTGCACCATGGTTAGCCAAAAGCAACGGAGTATACGCAACATCAACAAATTGGTCAGAAAGTAATGGAGAAGTGGATGATGACGGTGAAGTGGAATGCGAGGAGGTTTGAGAGAAAGGAAAGACAGTCTCATCAAACACAACATCCCGCGAAATATATACTCGATTTGTAGGAATGTGGAGACACTTGTAACCTTTATGTAGGGAGCTGTAACCAAGGAAAACACATTGTTTGGAGCGGAATTGTAGTTTGCGATTATTGTATGGTCGAAGATGTGGCCAGCAAGCGCACCCGAACACCTTAAAGAAAGTATAATCAGGGGTTTCACCTAAGAGACGCTCTAAGGGTGTTTGCATGTTAATAACACGACTAGGCAGTCGATTGATGAGGAAGCAAGCGGTAGAAAAGGCATCACTCCAATAACTGTAAGGAACACACGCATGAGCTAAAAGGGTGAGACCAGTCTCTACAATATGACGATGTTTTCGTTCAGCAGTACCATTTTGTTGGTGAGTATGAGGACATGAGACTCGATGTGATATACCAATGTCAGCAAAGAATTTATTCAATATATGATACTCGCCACCCCAATCACTTTGGACATGTATGATTTTCTTATTGAGTAGACGTTCAACATGTTTTTGAAACTGAAGAAAAATTTGGaagacatcagatttatgtttcaagaGATAAAGCCATGTAAAACGACTGTAAGCATCAACAAAGCTCACATAAAATTGATGACCACTAACTGAAGTTTGGGCAGGTCCCCATACATCTGAATATATAATCTCAAGGGGTGAAGTAGTAACACGAGTAGACAAAGAAAAGGGTAACTGATGACTCTTGCCCTGCTGACAGGCATCACAAACTACAGCTTTATTAACTGACACTGATGGAAGCTCATGACTACGTAAGATATGCTGAACAATTGGTGTGGCTGGATGTCCTAAACGCGAGTGCCACTGATCATGTGACACCTTGAGGCTGCTGAAGGCTCGCTTTATGGCTGACACATCAAGATTATAGAGACCTTCACGACATCCCCCTCTAAGAAGAACCTCCCTGGTGGCCCGGTCCTTAATAAGAAAATACCAAGGATGAAATTCAAAGAAAGCATTATTATCATAAGCAAATCTTTTAACCGATAGGAGATTACGAGTAATGGAGGGTACGTGAAGAATATTTTTGAGATGTAAAAGATGAGATGATGTAGGAATTATGGATTGACCAATATGTGTAATGCGCATACTTGTACCATTGGCGGCTTGTACATTGCCATGGTATTGCTCTTTCATTGTAAGTTTGTCGAGGTCGTTGGTGAAGTGGTCTGTTGCTGCCGTGTCTGCGTACCAGGTAGGGTCAACCGGATATGATGAGGTAGAACCAGTGTGTGTTGCAGAGAGAGCAGCAAGTTGACGTTCCATGTTGCGACCATCATTGCCAGCACCAAGATAATCTTTTTGGTACCTCTTAAAGCAGCAGGATGCGACATGACCAGGTTTTGTACAAATCTGGCATATGGGGCGTGTACCTCCTGAGCTGCCTGTAGAGCGGCTTTGCTGATCATTGCGCCTCGTGCCGTTTGATGATGACGCTGGGTAAGAAGGCTTGCCCTGTCCTTGCTGTAAGTCTGGACGAGGTTGGAACGGGGCAGTGTAGTTGGTGCGACCACCCGGGGACGGACGGGCGCTGTAGTTGGCATGATGGATATCTGCGCCGATCTCAGCGCGCCTCGCCTCGGCGCGTTGCTCAACGTTCAGAATCTGGGCGTACACGTCACGTACAGGTAGCGGATCATGAGCCGGACGGGCGGAGACACGATCGACGAGGGCGTCGTAGTCACTATCCAGGCCAGCAAGCAGAAACGCGTTGAACTCTTCGGGACGTAACGGCTGCCCGATTGATGACAGAACATCAGCCAGGGATTTCACCTTGTTGAAGTAAGCAGTGACATTGGGGTAGTCGTGTTTCTTAAGCTTGGACAGCGCCGTGCGGATTTGCATGACCCGTGCCGTTGATTGCGAGGAAAAACTCGCCTCTAAGGTTTCCCATGCCTCTTGCGAGGTGGGAACGAGCATCACCATGCCGATGACTCCCTCGGTAAGCGAAGAGACAAGGGCGGAGAGGATTGCCTGATCTTGCTGGTGCCATGCAGCATAGAGAGGATTGGTAATGGTAGGGGCAGCACCGCCCTCGGAGTTCGCCGCTGGATTGACGATCTGCTCGGACGGACACGGTAGACTGCCATCGACGAACCCGAACAAGAGATTGCTCCTCAAGAGGGGGGCAACCTGAGTGCGCCAGTAGAGGTAGTTGTCCGTGGTAAGACGAATCGTGATCTGGTTCGCCAGACTTATTGGGGAGGTCGGGATCCTTGACGCCATGATGTTGCCCCTGCTCATCATCGAACCAGCAAAGGAAGACGATGCAGTAGAAAAGGGGCCGGCAGTACCGGAGctggtgaccgagagaccggaagTAGTCATGGCGATCTCGATCTCAAGTAGGCGGAAGTCGTGAGCTAGGTTTTACCTACGCTCTGATACCATAAACGAATCTGTAGATTGTATTGACGTAGGGGTAAAGTGCACAGCTCTCAGCAAGGCCGGCGTTGGTATTTATATGGGTGTTACAAGGAGTACAACACACGGCAGGTTATGTACGTAACCATACCAAACTCTAATCTAATCCTAGTACAATACGTAGTTTATCAGTCTCTATCCATGAGAGCCTATGAATGAAACAACATATGAACCAGCCGGTCGAACACCGGTGAGAGCAACAAAATGCAGTGAAGCTTGCCGAGGTAAACAACCGATCACCTTGCCTGCAAGCCTATGTGCGAGGTCGCCGCCAATCAAGAGGGTTGGTGGGTGGGGTAGCCGAGGCGGCGGGCAACGAGCTAGGGGTGGTGTAGGCGATAATGAACTATCAACATGAAGAGGCGATGCAACCAATGGTGATGATTTGGCAGGGCGGAAGAAGTCTCGAGGACAAAAGAGACGAGGTGGCAGGGAAATAGGATGGGTAGCTCGCTGGTGCCGCACTCTTTTATTTTGCCCCGTGGGCAACACTATGTCCATTTGCGTCAACGCCGCTCCCCGTGGGATATCATTAGCTTGAAACGCCAAATAATTCTTTAGGCCGCTCTAACCGAAACCTTATTTAGAGGCTGCCATGAGAAGGTGTTTGGAAACATATTTGAAGATAGCTCCTAGTTGAGAATCAACATGTGATTGGATGGTTAGAAGAGCAGTGACACCTCAAGTCCATCAGAATTCAAATCTCATGTTTAACATTTCAGTGTCTCGTAAAGATGGAGTATTCTTCAATGTGAGACAACGTATTCGTTGACAACTGACTTCGTTAATCTCAAGATTGGCATGGTCAGTTTATTGAACTCCGTAAACAAAAAAAAGACAGATAGCTCCTGATTTCGCCATGTTGAACGGGGTCACCTCATGATCCGTGGGTAGTTGTACCCAACTTTACCTCGAACATTCCGACAGGGCCCTGTGGAGATGAACCGCAAATCGCCGAAAGGCTTCCCAAGTTCCTTCCCCAAATCCGCACGAGGCCACCCAGATGAGATGCCGCCGAAGGCCGAAGCAACCCAATGAGAATTTCGCCATGTTGCGCTCGCTCGCCTCGTCTCCCCCACGCGTCCCTCGTCGCCACGCACTCGCCCGTCTCCACCTCCTCCTATTTAGCCACCGCCTCACGCCCCaactcctccttctccttcttctcccacCGCGCCCACCCGCGCGCACGAACTCGAACCCCCTCCTCGGTGTCCACGCGAGCCTCCCCCGCAATGCAGCCGCTCCACTCCGGGGACGACGCGCGCGAGGCGGCCGCGCTCCTCGACCGGACCGactccgccggccgccgccgccgctcctcgcCGGTGCTGTCCGCGTCCCCGGGCTGGGCCGGCGGCCTCAGGCGGCAGTCCTCCTCCTTCCGCCAGGACGTCGGCCACGCCGCCTCCGAGACCTACCTCGTCACGCGCCTCACCTTCAGCCTGCTCCAGTACCTCGGGTAAGTAAATCACTCCCTACTACTACTACCTCTCCACCCGTCCCCCTCAGAGTTCAACCGGTCGACGGCGCGGCGGTGACGGTTCTATTCGATGCTGTGGCGACCAAGAACTTCTGCTTTACGAAAGCTTTTCCCTTTATGCATAGTGGTCGTTGAGACGGCTGGGTTGCCAAGGCAGCTTCGCTTTCAAATCCACGGAGAAGCCAACACCAGACCAGGGGCAATTTTTTTTTTACTAGATGAACTCCAGGCGCAAGTTTGATGACGATACGATTGCGTGCGCCGGACTCTAATTGAGCTCCCGCGACCACACCGCTGTTTAATGTTGTGTTTGGTGTTTCCCTGCCGTGCGGACTTTGTTGTTGCGTACCACATCGCGTTtgttcagaaaaaaattaaaattaattagCGCACCATTCTTATGTTTTGGTGCCAACTGATCTTCATCCACCCTGGTGACATGGCAaacatttttttttttgtataatAGAGAGGTTGAGAAAACAGGGCAATTATGATGCAGGGTTCTGCCTTGTGTTTTTTTGTTGGTTTCAACAACCATGTTTGGCATATTCACTTGAACAATACAGCTGTTACTCGCTAGAACAATATACCAATTGCAGTTCAAATCGTTACAAGAAGGGCAGCCACAGGGGATGTTCTCACAATTACTGAACTTAAATAAGGTCTAATAATATACCTCCGAGAGTAGACAGCCACGTCCATTGGTATATAAGTATACAACTTACGCTATTGAAAATTACAGGGAGTATTTCTAAGGCATTGTATTCTGAAGTTTGGCACAGCAAAGCCACGAAATCCTCACTCATTGTAGTTCAAAACTTTATCTACCTTCCTACATTTAAGATTCAGTGTTGTCAGAATGTATAGATGACTGGAACTACTGTTGGTATCTCATTTTTCATATCTCTtctaattctttttttttttttacttccaGGTTAGGCTACCGCTGGATGAGGCAGCTTCTTGCCCTCACGGTCTACGCTATCTTACTTATGCCAGGTTTTTTGCAAGGTAAATTGCAGATAATCCGTTACTTTATCAGGGGTTGTGCTACCGGTTTTTGTTATGCGTATAAAAGAGCATGCAGGCGGATATTCTCTGTTATTGCGTGGTTGGCTCATTTCATTAGAATACGGTAACAGCAATATCCTATAGCATTCTGAAAGCAGCTCTCTCTTGTTGCAGTTGGATACTACTATTTCTACTCGAGTCAGGTTCGCAGAAGTATTGTTTATggagaacaaccaagaaacaggtAACATCAACCCCCACCCAACCTCCTGAAAGACATttcctttgtttgtttgtttggatTTAGTGACAGTTGTGATGTACAGGTTGGATTTGTATATACCCAAAGATAGTAGCAGACCCTGTCCTGTGATGGCCTTTGTAACTGGTGGGGCCTGGATTATTGGGTGAGTGCTAATAGTTTTGCAACTAGGTGTGGTATTAATCATTTGTGGTGGCTTCCTTTGTTGATGAGCCTGCTCAAAATTTTCAGTTACAAGGCCTGGGGTGCCCTTCTTGGCAGGCGGTTGGCGGAGAGAGGAATTATAGTTGCTTGCATTGATTACAGGTGCTGCTGTTTTTCATTAAATTCAATCCATTTATTTTTATTGCTAATATGAAATAAATGTTTCACTTTTTATTTGCTTGACACATGCATTTATTTTCAGAAATTTTCCGCAAGGAACTATAAGCGACATGGTTAGTGATGCATCCCAGGGGATTTCATTTGTGTGTAACAACATTGCTAGTTATGGAGGTGATCCTAATCAGTAAGATACCGATTCTCATTTTCGTAAAGGTTACTATTGAAGGGTCATACAGATCAGTTTTGTATCCTTCCTTATGTTAAGTTTACATGTCAATTCATGGCATTTGCTTAAGAAGATGTGAGACTTAGTTAACCTGTGGCTGTCAATGAGATTTCGGAAAATAATTGTATAAATTACCCAGAAAGTTTGACCTCTTTTGATACCACTGTCACTGAACACTTCTAGAACTTTATTTAAGCCCCTTATTTTTCAAATATTTACATATACTTGTGCATTATGCTGATGGCATATATTTATTATACTGCTCATTATCCGTACTTACTGACTTACCGTTTGGTAAGATAGCTTTTTCCAGAGTTATGTTTTGTTATATATGCATGGCAATGTAGTTATCATTACTTTATGTAACCTATTTGGATATATAT
Coding sequences within it:
- the LOC127343092 gene encoding probable isoprenylcysteine alpha-carbonyl methylesterase ICMEL2, producing the protein MQPLHSGDDAREAAALLDRTDSAGRRRRSSPVLSASPGWAGGLRRQSSSFRQDVGHAASETYLVTRLTFSLLQYLGLGYRWMRQLLALTVYAILLMPGFLQVGYYYFYSSQVRRSIVYGEQPRNRLDLYIPKDSSRPCPVMAFVTGGAWIIGYKAWGALLGRRLAERGIIVACIDYRNFPQGTISDMVSDASQGISFVCNNIASYGGDPNQIYLMGQSAGAHIAACALMEQAVKESSGQPIPWSVTQIKAYFGLSGGYNLHNLVDHFHQRGLNRSIFLSIMNGEESLSSYSPEIVAKESSAQTIALLPPIFLMHGTDDYSIPSSSSQTFVEVLQQAGAHAKLLLYEGKTHTDIFLQDPLRGGRDPLVEDVLTLIHADNATCENIASTPTPRRLVFEWQLRLARWISPF